The following proteins come from a genomic window of Myroides odoratus DSM 2801:
- a CDS encoding aromatic amino acid hydroxylase, translated as MNAKEYESNELIDRLPPHLKQFIKPQDYEDYTPINQAVWRYVMRKNVDYLSKVAHDTYLEGLSKTGISVESIPSMYGMNRILKEIGWAAVAVDGFIPPNAFMEFQAYKVLVIASDIRQLENIEYTPAPDIIHEGAGHAPIIANPEYAEYLRRFGEIGCKAISSAHDYEIYEAIRLLSILKEAEGVAEEDIKKAEDEVDRLQAITTAPSEMALIRNLHWWTVEYGLIGTVDNPKIYGAGLLSSIGESAWCMTDNVVKLPYTIEAATQGFDITKPQPQLYVTPDFAFLSEVLENFANKMALRKGGLEGIQKLIDSKALGTIELNTGIQISGHFTNVIEHEGKPAYVQTTGATALSYREKELVGHGTETHPHGFGTALGRLKGINLAIEDMSPRDLKAYNLFEGQPVTLEFEGDITVSGTNITGIRNIHGKIILISFKDCTVKHGDTVLFQPEWGTYDMAVGADIISAFSGPADYKSFDLVNHVPSSKTIKAKRDEEKIKLEGLYQAVRLMREENKATDLNTILDTLISTYSSDWLLTVEILELAKRNKEEALYQKAMNRLEQLKVERPKVAHLIVDGVSIIEQA; from the coding sequence ATGAACGCAAAAGAATACGAAAGCAACGAATTAATAGACCGATTACCTCCTCACTTGAAGCAATTTATCAAGCCACAAGACTATGAGGATTATACTCCTATCAACCAAGCGGTATGGCGCTACGTCATGCGTAAAAACGTCGACTACCTATCTAAAGTAGCTCACGACACTTATTTGGAAGGATTAAGTAAAACAGGAATCTCGGTTGAATCAATTCCAAGTATGTATGGTATGAATAGAATCTTAAAGGAAATTGGTTGGGCAGCTGTCGCAGTAGATGGTTTTATTCCACCTAATGCCTTTATGGAATTTCAAGCCTACAAAGTACTTGTTATTGCTTCAGACATTAGACAATTAGAAAATATTGAATACACCCCTGCCCCTGATATCATTCACGAAGGAGCTGGGCACGCACCTATTATTGCTAATCCTGAATACGCAGAATACTTAAGACGTTTTGGGGAAATTGGCTGTAAAGCCATTTCATCCGCTCATGATTATGAAATTTACGAAGCTATTCGTTTATTATCCATCTTAAAAGAGGCAGAAGGTGTAGCTGAAGAAGATATTAAAAAGGCAGAAGATGAAGTTGATCGCTTACAAGCAATCACAACCGCACCTTCAGAAATGGCTTTAATTCGAAACTTACACTGGTGGACTGTAGAATATGGTTTAATTGGAACCGTGGACAATCCTAAAATATACGGAGCTGGACTATTGTCTTCTATTGGAGAGAGTGCTTGGTGTATGACGGATAACGTAGTTAAACTACCTTACACAATTGAAGCAGCTACTCAAGGTTTTGACATCACTAAACCTCAACCTCAACTCTATGTAACACCAGATTTTGCATTTTTAAGTGAAGTCTTAGAGAATTTCGCCAACAAAATGGCATTGCGCAAAGGTGGATTAGAGGGTATTCAGAAATTAATTGACTCCAAAGCCTTAGGAACTATTGAATTGAATACAGGTATTCAGATTTCAGGACACTTTACTAATGTAATTGAGCATGAAGGTAAACCTGCATATGTACAAACAACTGGAGCCACAGCATTATCTTATAGAGAAAAAGAACTCGTTGGACACGGAACAGAAACACATCCTCATGGTTTTGGTACGGCTTTAGGTCGTTTAAAAGGCATCAACTTAGCCATCGAAGATATGAGTCCACGTGATTTAAAAGCCTATAACTTATTTGAAGGACAACCTGTAACATTAGAATTTGAGGGCGATATTACTGTATCTGGAACAAATATTACAGGTATCCGCAATATCCATGGCAAAATTATTTTAATTAGCTTTAAAGATTGTACGGTTAAACACGGCGATACGGTTTTATTCCAACCTGAATGGGGTACGTATGATATGGCAGTAGGTGCAGATATAATTTCTGCTTTTTCTGGACCTGCAGACTATAAGAGTTTTGATTTAGTCAACCATGTTCCTTCATCTAAAACAATTAAAGCCAAAAGAGACGAAGAAAAAATAAAATTAGAAGGACTTTACCAAGCGGTTCGTTTGATGCGTGAAGAAAACAAAGCAACCGATTTAAACACCATTTTAGACACATTGATTTCGACTTATTCTTCAGATTGGTTGTTAACTGTTGAGATTCTAGAACTAGCTAAACGAAACAAAGAGGAAGCGCTCTATCAAAAAGCGATGAATCGTCTAGAACAATTGAAAGTTGAAAGACCAAAGGTCGCTCATTTAATTGTAGACGGAGTAAGTATCATTGAACAAGCATAA
- a CDS encoding DUF4230 domain-containing protein: MRKVFKVVFSFFIVLFFMFMGVVVYQYTFGKSTSNVEYNSDLIQEQLKNVSKLIVTEANYTQVMTYQDQQKYLLNLVSFTKKAVVIVNAKATVEYDLTQLQYQIDEEHKVVQLLHIPEPEIHIYPDYKLYDVETSTFNPFTGADYNKINAKIKEDLQRKIEQSSLKSNAENRLTSELGKLLVVTNMLGWRLEYQGNTIKKESDLSVTFPM, translated from the coding sequence ATGAGAAAAGTATTCAAAGTTGTATTTTCTTTCTTTATTGTGCTATTCTTCATGTTTATGGGAGTAGTGGTTTATCAATATACATTCGGTAAATCAACGAGTAACGTAGAATATAATTCGGACTTGATCCAGGAACAATTGAAAAACGTGAGTAAATTGATTGTGACTGAGGCGAATTATACACAAGTCATGACCTATCAAGATCAACAGAAGTATTTGTTGAATCTTGTTTCTTTTACAAAAAAAGCAGTAGTTATTGTCAATGCAAAAGCAACAGTGGAGTATGATTTAACACAGTTGCAATACCAAATTGATGAAGAGCACAAGGTAGTTCAGTTGTTGCATATTCCAGAACCAGAAATTCACATTTATCCGGATTACAAATTATACGACGTAGAAACGAGTACATTCAATCCATTTACAGGAGCAGATTACAATAAGATTAATGCGAAGATAAAAGAGGATTTACAGCGCAAGATTGAGCAATCTAGCTTAAAGTCAAATGCAGAAAATCGCTTAACAAGTGAATTGGGGAAATTATTAGTCGTGACTAATATGTTGGGATGGCGTTTGGAATATCAAGGAAATACTATAAAAAAAGAAAGTGACTTGTCAGTCACTTTCCCTATGTAA
- a CDS encoding GSCFA domain-containing protein, with protein MNFSTVVPLSYTGKKITYEDKILCLGSCFAVNIGEKFKAYQFQQTINPFGILFHPKAIERLVEYAVKGHEFTASDVFEHQDIWSSFVAHSDLNELEQEDIVTKLNVKLFDLQVALRESAFITLTFGTAWVYAVKETGEIVANCHKVPNTQFEKRLLSYEEVLASYQHIITLIRTVNSEVQILCSISPVRHIKDGFVENERSKSILLAALHCAFDALQDTKVSYIPVYEIMMDELRDYRFYKEDLIHPNAIAIQYIWERFVAHYIDEQMYAVMKKVDEVQKGLNHRPFNPTAEQHLKFLDTLIEKIDDLLERYPFMSFR; from the coding sequence ATGAATTTCAGTACCGTTGTTCCCTTATCCTATACAGGAAAAAAGATTACTTATGAAGATAAAATCCTTTGTCTAGGCTCTTGTTTTGCCGTTAATATTGGAGAAAAGTTTAAAGCGTACCAATTTCAGCAAACTATCAATCCATTTGGTATTTTATTTCATCCAAAGGCTATAGAAAGGTTGGTGGAATACGCAGTAAAAGGGCATGAGTTTACTGCTTCAGATGTTTTTGAACATCAAGATATTTGGAGTTCTTTTGTTGCGCATTCTGATTTAAATGAACTGGAACAAGAGGATATCGTTACTAAATTGAATGTCAAATTATTCGATTTGCAGGTCGCCTTACGAGAAAGTGCTTTCATTACACTTACTTTTGGTACAGCTTGGGTATATGCAGTAAAAGAAACAGGGGAGATTGTAGCAAATTGCCATAAAGTACCGAATACACAGTTCGAGAAACGCTTGCTTTCTTATGAAGAAGTATTGGCAAGTTATCAACACATCATTACGTTGATTCGCACAGTGAATAGTGAGGTGCAAATTTTGTGTTCTATATCACCTGTACGTCATATCAAAGATGGTTTTGTAGAGAATGAACGCAGTAAAAGTATTTTACTTGCTGCTTTGCACTGTGCATTTGATGCATTACAAGATACGAAAGTAAGCTATATTCCCGTTTATGAAATAATGATGGATGAATTGCGCGATTATCGTTTCTATAAGGAAGATTTGATTCATCCCAATGCTATTGCGATCCAATACATTTGGGAACGCTTTGTTGCGCATTATATCGACGAACAAATGTATGCTGTAATGAAAAAAGTAGATGAGGTTCAGAAAGGATTGAATCATCGTCCTTTTAATCCAACAGCAGAACAACATTTGAAGTTTTTAGATACGTTAATTGAAAAAATTGACGATTTATTAGAGCGTTATCCGTTTATGAGTTTTAGATAA
- the alaS gene encoding alanine--tRNA ligase, which yields MKSQEIRQKFLNFFEEKGHLIVPSAPIVLKDDPTLMFNNSGMAQFKEYFLGNATPKSKRIADTQKCLRVSGKHNDLEDVGFDTYHHTMFEMLGNWSFGDYFKKEAIAWAWEFLTEVLKLEKDRLYVSVFEGNPAENVPFDQEAFDLWKQYVAEDRIILGNKKDNFWEMGDQGPCGPCSEIHIDLRTDAERAAVSGFSLVNADHPQVVEIWNNVFMEFNRKADGSLEKLPAQHVDTGMGFERLCMAMQGVTSNYDTDVFTPLIRKVEEITGLKYTDNTVKDITEQQNKTNIAIRVIVDHVRAVAFAIADGQLPSNNGAGYVIRRILRRAIRYGFTFLGTKEPFIYQLVEVLAVQMGAFFPEIVAQKTLVENVIKEEEASFLRTLEQGLHLLDQVIEKTNGKVVDGAKAFELYDTFGFPIDLTALILREKGFELDEKGFEVAMNEQKTRSRAASEVSTDDWTILIGGNVEQFVGYDQLENQVKITRYRKVDSKKDGKLFQLVLDATPFYPEGGGQVGDCGLIVSANEAIQVIDTKKENNLILHIVRELPANVEGTFAAKVDVEARQQSMANHSATHLLHQALRTILGTHVEQKGSLVSPTHLRFDFSHFAKVTEEELQQVEDFVNSRIHEQLPLIERRSIPFNQAVAEGAMALFGEKYGDEVRAIRFGESMELCGGTHVQNTADIWQFKIVSEGAVAAGIRRIEAITNKAARAFYADQENTLKELKAVLKNPQDTLKAVVALQDENAKLKKQVEQLLKEKAKNLKGELKGQIQLINEVSFLAVEVDLDANGAKDLAYELGSELTNLYVVLGSNANDKPMLTCYVSKEIVEAKGLNAGQIVRELGKYIQGGGGGQAFFATAGGKNPAGMKEAISHAIDYLK from the coding sequence ATGAAATCACAAGAAATTCGTCAGAAGTTTTTAAACTTTTTTGAAGAAAAGGGACATTTAATCGTTCCTTCAGCACCGATCGTTTTAAAAGACGATCCAACTCTAATGTTTAACAACTCTGGGATGGCCCAGTTTAAAGAATATTTTTTAGGAAACGCCACGCCGAAAAGCAAACGTATAGCAGATACACAAAAATGTTTACGTGTTTCTGGAAAGCACAATGATTTAGAAGATGTAGGTTTTGACACGTATCACCATACGATGTTCGAGATGTTAGGGAACTGGTCATTTGGAGATTACTTCAAAAAAGAAGCAATCGCTTGGGCATGGGAATTTTTAACGGAAGTTTTAAAACTAGAAAAAGATCGCCTATATGTGTCTGTTTTTGAAGGAAATCCTGCTGAAAATGTACCATTTGATCAAGAGGCTTTTGATCTGTGGAAACAGTATGTAGCCGAAGACCGTATTATTCTAGGAAATAAAAAAGATAACTTTTGGGAAATGGGAGATCAAGGACCTTGCGGACCTTGTTCTGAAATTCATATTGATTTGCGTACTGATGCAGAAAGAGCAGCCGTTTCAGGTTTTTCTTTAGTTAATGCGGATCACCCTCAAGTAGTAGAGATTTGGAATAACGTATTCATGGAATTCAACCGTAAAGCGGATGGTTCTTTGGAGAAATTACCAGCTCAGCATGTGGATACAGGAATGGGATTTGAACGTTTGTGTATGGCTATGCAAGGCGTAACATCTAATTATGATACAGATGTATTTACACCTTTAATCCGAAAAGTAGAAGAAATCACTGGATTGAAATACACGGACAATACAGTAAAAGACATTACAGAACAACAAAATAAAACCAATATTGCCATTCGCGTAATCGTGGATCACGTTCGTGCAGTTGCGTTCGCTATTGCTGATGGACAATTACCATCAAATAACGGAGCAGGGTATGTTATTCGCCGTATTTTACGTCGTGCAATTCGCTACGGATTTACGTTTTTAGGAACAAAAGAACCTTTTATCTACCAATTAGTTGAAGTGCTAGCGGTACAGATGGGGGCTTTCTTCCCTGAAATCGTTGCACAAAAAACGTTGGTTGAAAATGTAATCAAAGAAGAAGAAGCTTCATTCTTGCGTACATTAGAACAAGGATTGCATTTATTGGACCAAGTGATTGAGAAAACGAATGGAAAGGTAGTAGATGGAGCAAAAGCATTTGAATTGTATGATACTTTTGGATTCCCTATTGACTTAACAGCATTAATCCTAAGAGAAAAAGGATTCGAATTAGATGAGAAAGGATTTGAAGTTGCTATGAATGAGCAAAAAACACGTTCAAGAGCAGCATCAGAGGTATCTACCGATGACTGGACGATTCTAATTGGCGGTAATGTAGAGCAATTCGTTGGTTACGATCAACTAGAAAACCAAGTGAAAATTACGCGTTACAGAAAAGTTGATAGCAAGAAAGATGGAAAATTATTCCAATTGGTACTTGATGCAACGCCATTCTATCCAGAAGGTGGAGGTCAAGTAGGAGATTGTGGATTAATCGTTTCTGCGAATGAGGCTATTCAGGTTATCGATACCAAAAAAGAAAACAATTTAATTTTACATATTGTAAGAGAATTGCCTGCTAATGTAGAAGGAACTTTTGCAGCAAAAGTAGATGTAGAGGCTCGTCAACAATCCATGGCGAATCACTCAGCAACTCACTTATTACACCAAGCGTTGCGTACCATTTTAGGAACGCATGTGGAACAAAAAGGTTCTTTAGTGTCTCCTACACATTTGCGTTTTGACTTTTCGCACTTTGCTAAAGTTACTGAAGAGGAATTACAACAAGTGGAAGATTTCGTTAACAGTCGTATTCACGAACAACTACCGTTAATTGAAAGACGCAGTATTCCTTTTAATCAAGCCGTAGCTGAAGGTGCAATGGCACTTTTTGGTGAGAAATACGGAGATGAAGTACGTGCTATTCGCTTTGGTGAAAGTATGGAATTATGTGGAGGAACGCACGTTCAAAATACCGCTGATATCTGGCAGTTTAAAATTGTAAGTGAAGGAGCTGTTGCAGCTGGAATTCGCCGTATTGAAGCGATTACCAATAAAGCGGCACGTGCTTTTTATGCAGACCAAGAAAATACGCTGAAAGAATTAAAAGCAGTATTGAAAAATCCACAAGATACATTGAAAGCAGTTGTGGCTCTACAAGATGAAAATGCAAAACTTAAAAAACAAGTTGAGCAATTGTTGAAAGAGAAAGCTAAAAATTTAAAAGGAGAGTTGAAAGGACAAATTCAACTGATCAATGAAGTGTCTTTCTTAGCTGTAGAAGTGGATTTAGATGCGAATGGAGCAAAAGACTTAGCTTATGAATTAGGAAGTGAGTTGACTAATCTTTATGTCGTGTTGGGATCTAATGCCAATGATAAACCAATGTTAACGTGTTACGTTTCTAAAGAAATTGTTGAGGCAAAAGGATTAAATGCTGGTCAAATTGTTCGTGAGTTAGGAAAATACATCCAAGGGGGTGGAGGAGGACAAGCTTTCTTCGCAACAGCAGGAGGTAAAAATCCAGCTGGAATGAAAGAAGCTATCAGTCATGCTATTGATTATTTGAAATAA
- a CDS encoding M23 family metallopeptidase: MAKVKYYYDSEKLAFHRIRPKSSKRIVNIFLFILSAAAFGLLGLFILINSNILATPKEKMLEREVAEFKTNYTLLNKKIDLIAEVLDELEVRDNEIYRAYFNTAPIPEEQRKAGLGGINRYKEFKNLQNEKLLQLTTEKIDLIAKQTAIQSRSLDDIINLAKGKEKLLAAIPAIQPVKNESLKHMASGYGYRSDPFTKIKKFHSGMDFSVNIGTPIYATGDGRVTRANNQLSGYGNLIEVEHGYGYQTRYAHLSKYNVKQGQTVKRGDIIGYAGSTGRSSGPHLHYEVHYKGNPVNPLNYYYGDISAKEFELLLQEANHENQSLD; encoded by the coding sequence ATGGCTAAGGTAAAATATTATTACGATTCCGAAAAGTTAGCGTTTCACAGAATACGTCCCAAATCTTCTAAGAGAATCGTAAACATATTCTTGTTTATCCTATCTGCGGCTGCCTTTGGTTTATTGGGATTATTTATTTTAATTAATTCCAATATCCTAGCGACACCCAAAGAGAAGATGTTAGAAAGAGAGGTTGCAGAATTTAAAACCAACTATACCTTACTCAATAAAAAAATTGATCTTATTGCGGAAGTTTTAGATGAACTTGAAGTTCGTGATAACGAAATCTATAGGGCTTACTTCAACACCGCTCCTATTCCAGAGGAGCAGCGCAAAGCGGGATTGGGAGGAATTAATCGCTATAAAGAATTTAAAAACTTACAAAACGAAAAGCTATTGCAATTGACAACTGAAAAAATCGATCTCATTGCTAAACAAACCGCAATACAATCACGTTCATTGGATGATATCATTAATCTAGCAAAAGGAAAAGAAAAATTATTAGCGGCTATTCCGGCTATTCAACCCGTAAAGAATGAAAGTCTAAAACACATGGCTTCAGGTTATGGTTATCGCAGTGACCCTTTTACGAAGATTAAGAAGTTCCACTCGGGCATGGACTTTTCTGTCAACATTGGAACCCCTATTTATGCTACGGGAGATGGACGAGTAACAAGAGCCAACAATCAACTTTCTGGTTATGGAAATTTAATTGAGGTGGAACATGGATATGGATATCAAACGCGTTATGCCCACTTGAGTAAGTATAACGTTAAACAAGGGCAAACCGTAAAAAGAGGGGATATCATTGGTTATGCAGGAAGTACAGGGCGAAGTTCTGGTCCACACTTACACTATGAAGTTCACTACAAAGGAAATCCTGTGAATCCACTGAATTACTACTATGGCGATATTTCAGCCAAAGAATTTGAATTATTATTACAAGAAGCTAATCACGAAAATCAATCTCTAGACTAA
- a CDS encoding MerR family transcriptional regulator produces MKVNLPEKRYYSIGELAKAFDVNTSLIRFWEKEFDIIKPKKNAKGNRMFSQQDVKNFELIYHLVKERGFTLEGAKEQLKLKPKEAVDNLEIIKRLEYIKETLISIKNEL; encoded by the coding sequence ATGAAAGTTAATTTACCTGAAAAAAGATATTACAGTATTGGCGAGCTTGCAAAAGCTTTTGACGTCAACACTTCTTTGATTCGTTTTTGGGAAAAAGAATTTGACATCATCAAGCCCAAAAAGAATGCCAAGGGCAATCGTATGTTCTCGCAACAAGATGTCAAAAACTTTGAATTAATTTACCATCTAGTCAAAGAAAGAGGATTCACTTTAGAGGGAGCCAAGGAACAACTGAAACTCAAACCCAAAGAAGCTGTGGACAACCTTGAAATCATCAAGCGATTAGAATACATCAAAGAAACATTAATAAGTATAAAAAACGAACTTTAA
- a CDS encoding LemA family protein, with protein sequence MKKALPIIIVLVVLIGGYFLLSMNYQNTALGHKQAVDKSWADVEGAYQRRNDLIGNLVETVKGAADFEKSTLEAVVNARAKATSVSIDPTNMTEAQLANFQQTQSGVSSALGRLLVTVEKYPDLKTNQNFLKLQDELASTENQIFTQRSRFNETVQVYNGYILKVPNKFFLNGYAERPFFKAEAGAENAPKVKF encoded by the coding sequence ATGAAAAAAGCGTTACCTATTATCATCGTATTAGTTGTATTAATTGGGGGATACTTCTTGTTATCCATGAATTATCAAAATACAGCTTTAGGACACAAACAAGCCGTGGATAAATCATGGGCAGATGTTGAAGGTGCCTACCAAAGAAGAAATGACTTAATTGGAAACTTAGTAGAAACAGTAAAAGGAGCCGCTGATTTTGAGAAATCAACCTTAGAAGCAGTTGTGAATGCAAGAGCGAAGGCAACTTCCGTTTCTATTGATCCAACAAATATGACAGAAGCACAATTAGCAAACTTCCAACAAACACAATCTGGAGTTTCTAGCGCATTGGGACGTTTATTAGTTACGGTAGAAAAATATCCTGACTTAAAAACGAATCAAAACTTCTTGAAATTACAAGATGAATTAGCGAGTACTGAAAATCAAATCTTTACACAGCGTAGTCGCTTCAATGAGACAGTACAAGTGTACAATGGATATATTTTAAAAGTACCTAATAAATTTTTCTTGAATGGCTATGCAGAGCGACCATTCTTTAAAGCAGAAGCTGGAGCTGAAAATGCACCAAAAGTAAAATTCTAA
- a CDS encoding TPM domain-containing protein: MQPIHQFLSPSDEQEIIAAITQAEKNTTGEIRVHIETKTTKEPYTRAQEVFFELAMDKTTHANGVLFYICLSSKAFVILGDKGIDQRVKTENFWEGTKELVINYFKQGLFKQGLIYGILKAGSQLKVYFPAEGENKNELSNEISKA, translated from the coding sequence ATGCAACCAATTCATCAATTTCTAAGTCCTTCGGATGAACAAGAAATTATAGCGGCCATTACACAAGCGGAGAAAAATACCACGGGAGAAATCAGAGTTCACATTGAAACAAAAACAACAAAAGAACCCTATACAAGAGCTCAAGAGGTATTTTTTGAACTTGCTATGGACAAAACCACACATGCAAATGGGGTTTTGTTCTATATCTGTTTAAGCTCCAAAGCTTTTGTGATTCTTGGCGACAAAGGAATTGATCAACGCGTAAAGACGGAAAATTTTTGGGAAGGAACCAAAGAACTTGTTATTAATTACTTCAAACAAGGATTATTCAAACAGGGGCTTATTTATGGAATTCTCAAAGCAGGTAGTCAATTAAAAGTGTATTTCCCTGCTGAAGGAGAAAACAAAAATGAACTATCAAACGAAATATCAAAAGCTTAA
- a CDS encoding TPM domain-containing protein — translation MRKLQNRVLSFVVFAFLLLWSQVNYAQFDIPTKPTGTKQTAVYDYAQLLSSQQNKALEQKLINYSDTTSTQIVVIIIPSLKGESIGILGPKWGQTWGIGQKGKDNGVLILMAAEERQIGIYPGYGAEVQITAGQGGELIRNRIIPEFKRGDYYAGLNEGVDGIMEMLAGTYQADKDARMDGDNEIGGLFCLIAIIALIVGTILFNKGKNNGGGRGNSGHRGFLDDLTSMVILSNLGRSSGGGGFGGGGSFGGGGGFGGGFGGGGFSGGGSSGSW, via the coding sequence ATGCGAAAACTACAGAACAGAGTCCTATCATTTGTTGTATTTGCTTTCCTTTTACTTTGGTCGCAAGTCAATTATGCGCAATTTGATATTCCAACCAAGCCTACGGGTACGAAACAAACAGCAGTTTATGATTATGCTCAACTTCTAAGCAGTCAACAAAATAAAGCATTAGAACAAAAATTAATCAACTATAGTGACACAACCTCAACGCAGATTGTAGTCATTATCATTCCTTCTCTAAAAGGAGAGAGTATTGGTATTCTAGGACCTAAATGGGGACAAACCTGGGGTATTGGTCAAAAAGGGAAAGACAATGGCGTTTTAATCCTAATGGCTGCGGAAGAAAGACAAATAGGCATTTACCCTGGGTATGGTGCCGAAGTGCAAATTACAGCAGGACAAGGAGGAGAATTGATTCGAAATAGGATTATTCCAGAGTTTAAACGAGGGGATTACTATGCGGGTCTTAATGAAGGAGTAGATGGAATTATGGAAATGCTTGCCGGAACATACCAAGCGGATAAAGATGCTCGTATGGACGGCGACAATGAAATAGGGGGATTATTTTGCTTGATAGCGATTATCGCTTTGATAGTGGGTACAATTCTATTTAACAAAGGTAAAAACAATGGAGGTGGTCGAGGCAACTCTGGCCATCGTGGTTTCTTAGATGATTTAACCAGCATGGTTATCCTCAGTAACCTTGGCAGAAGCTCCGGAGGCGGAGGTTTTGGTGGAGGTGGAAGCTTCGGCGGCGGTGGCGGATTTGGCGGCGGCTTCGGAGGTGGAGGTTTCTCTGGTGGTGGATCAAGTGGAAGCTGGTAA